Genomic segment of Verrucomicrobiia bacterium:
AACCGCGCGAGCCGATTGCAAGGACGGGCATTTCTCACGGCGATGGAGCGCATTTTCCTGGAACGCGGCGGCCCGCAGCCGCAGCATTCCCGTAACGAAGGTGGACTGAGAAGTTCGGGCGTGCCCTTATCTGGCGGAGCCGCTGTGGCTGGGGACAGCCGCGCTCCCTTTGCGCATTTCGCGCCCGTGTTCGGCGCATGCCTGCGCGAACTTGCCATTCCGCGCGCCACCACCATCCGCCTGTTCCTCTTCAATCACCTGCGCAGCGGGTTCGCCGCCGCCGTGCGTTTGAACATCGTCGGTCCGATGGAAGCGCAGAGGCTGCAACACCGTCTCGCGCCGCTGGCGGAGGAAGTGGCCGCGCGTTCAGCGACATTCACGCTAGACGACCTCGCTCAAACCGCGCCGCTGCTGGATCTCTGGCAGGGCGCGCAGGACCGCTTGTATTCCCGTTTATTCCAAAGCTGAACATGAACTCACGATTGCTCCTTCATCTTCATTCCCACGGCGGCAACGGCCACACGCACGAACCGCTCGATCATCCCGGGCATTTTCACGAGCGCGAACGGACGCTGGACCGTGACTTTGCGCGGCGCGCGTTCACGGTCGGCATCGGCGGCCCGGTCGGCAGCGGCAAGACGGCGCTGACGCTTCAGCTCTGTCTGAAACTGCGCGAGCGGATGAACATTGCGGTCGTGACGAACGACATCTTCACGCGCGAAGACGGCGAATTCCTGACCAAGCACGGCGCGCTGCCGGCCGAACGCATCCGCGCGGTGGAAACCGGTGGCTGTCCGCATGCGGCGATTCGCGAGGACATTTCCGCCAACCTGCTCGCGCTGGAGGAATTGCACCGAAACTTCAATCCGGACCTGCTGTTCATCGAATCCGGCGGCGATAATCTGGCGGCGTGCTTCAGCCGTGAACTGGCGGATTTCACCATCCAGGTGATCGACGTCGCGGGCGGTGACAAAATTCCGCGCAAAGGCGGTCCCGGCATCACGCAGAGTGATCTGCTCGTCATTAACAAGACGGACCTCGCCCAAGCCGTCGGTGCCGACTTGGGAATAATGGATCACGACACCCGGCGCATACGCGGCGCCGGGCCGTTCGTGTTCGCCCAGGTCAAAAATGGCGTCGGCCTCGACGACATCATCGCGCACGTCATTCATGCGTGGCAGCACGCGTGCGGCGTCAGCCATTCGCATTAGCGCGCTTTCACCCCGTCACATCCGCATTGCGCTCCCCCCGGGACCGGCGCGGTCCGCTTTTTGCCTTCCTCCTCGCGCAACGGGTTGCCGGCGGAGCAAACTGCCGGCGAAAGCCGTCTAAGAAACCGCCGCCTGGCGTGTCGTCTTCCTTGTGAGCAGCGACGTTTCGATGCTGGCCATCAGGCTGCCACGGCGGTGGATGCGGGAAAATCAGCAAGGCATGGCTGCGGGCCAACCAGATAAAACGAGCGTGCAATCGCCCGAAACGATTGAAGCGCTGTTTGCTGCCCTCGAATCCCCGCTGTTGAGCTACGCCCTGCGCCTGACGGGCGAACGAAACGTCGCGGAAGACCTGGTTCAAGAAGCGTTCATGAAGCTGCACGCCCAGTTTGACGAAGTGCGCGAACCGCGCCGCTGGCTTTACCGCACGGTGCACAACCGCGCGCTGAATCATCGCCGCAACACGGCCAAACTCACGCCGCTCCAGCCGGAGCGCGGCCCGGCCGAAACGCCGGCGCCCGATCCGGCCGATCCGCAGCCGTTGCCGGATGAACAGATTGCGCGCCTCGAAGGCATTGGTCTGGTGCGTTTGAGCCTGGCCGCGCTGGACGAACGCAGTCGTGAAATTGTCCGGCTCAAGTTCAACGAGGACCTTTCCTACGCGGAAATCGGCCAGCGTACCGGGTTGAAGGTCGGCCACGTGGGTTACCTGCTGCATCACGCGCTGAAACGCATGGCCGCCGAGCTGGCCAAAACGGGAGTGATGCCATGAACCCGGAGCCGCCCATGAATCCCCGCGAAGAACTGGAACTGCGCGTCACGGCGCTGTTGCTGGGTGAATTGTCCGAGGCGGAAGCGGCGGCTGTGCGCGCAGTGCTGGCCCGCGACGCGGAACTGCAAAAGCTCCACGACGATCTCAAGCAAACCATCCAGTTGGTGCGCGAAGCCGGCGTGGCGGATGCGGAATCGATGGCGGAACCGGCCGGGCCGCTGAAGCTCGCGGATGAGCGTCGCAAATCGCTGCGGGCCGCCTTCGTCATCCCGCCGTTGAAACCCGGGACCGTCAAGGGAGAGACCGGATTATCCTACCGTTTACTCGCTGTCCTGGCTGTTCTGGCGATTGTCGGCCTGCTCGCATCGATGCTCATGCCGGCCTTGAGCAAGTCCAAGAGCAGGGCCCAGTCCGTGGCCGTGCTGAACAATCTCCGGCAGTTGGAGCAGGCCAAACAGATGTGGGCCGAGGACAACCAGAAGGCCACCGGTGCGGCCCCGACCCTGGAGGATTTGAAGCCCTACCTCGGCGGGCGAACCGGCCTGCCGACGGTTGGTGGCGAGAAATACATTGCCGGGAAAGTGGGTGAACCCGTGGCGGTGGAACTGGATGCCAAACAGGCGCAGCGTAATTTCGCCCGGCTCGCTTCCAAGCCGCCGGCTGCGGATCAGAACGGCCGGGTGGTGCAACTCAGGCCGGACGGACGGCTGGCTTACGCC
This window contains:
- a CDS encoding RNA polymerase sigma factor, with protein sequence MAAGQPDKTSVQSPETIEALFAALESPLLSYALRLTGERNVAEDLVQEAFMKLHAQFDEVREPRRWLYRTVHNRALNHRRNTAKLTPLQPERGPAETPAPDPADPQPLPDEQIARLEGIGLVRLSLAALDERSREIVRLKFNEDLSYAEIGQRTGLKVGHVGYLLHHALKRMAAELAKTGVMP
- a CDS encoding urease accessory UreF family protein, encoding MLLWQVADSAFPTGGFAHSVGLEAAWQHGEVRNRAELLAFLETNLHQLGRAAVPFVNTAYDNPERLAELDALCDAFLSNHVANRASRLQGRAFLTAMERIFLERGGPQPQHSRNEGGLRSSGVPLSGGAAVAGDSRAPFAHFAPVFGACLRELAIPRATTIRLFLFNHLRSGFAAAVRLNIVGPMEAQRLQHRLAPLAEEVAARSATFTLDDLAQTAPLLDLWQGAQDRLYSRLFQS
- the ureG gene encoding urease accessory protein UreG — its product is MNSRLLLHLHSHGGNGHTHEPLDHPGHFHERERTLDRDFARRAFTVGIGGPVGSGKTALTLQLCLKLRERMNIAVVTNDIFTREDGEFLTKHGALPAERIRAVETGGCPHAAIREDISANLLALEELHRNFNPDLLFIESGGDNLAACFSRELADFTIQVIDVAGGDKIPRKGGPGITQSDLLVINKTDLAQAVGADLGIMDHDTRRIRGAGPFVFAQVKNGVGLDDIIAHVIHAWQHACGVSHSH